Proteins from a genomic interval of Aquabacterium sp. J223:
- a CDS encoding acetyl-CoA carboxylase carboxyltransferase subunit alpha — MSKRHFLEFEQPIAELESKIEELRYVQSESAVDISEEIDRLDKKSQQLTKDIYAKLTPWQVTLIARHPQRPYTLDYVNEVFTDFQELHGDRHFADDLSIVGGLARFNGQACMVVGHQKGRDTKERGLRNFGMSRPEGYRKALRLMKLAEKFGLPVFTFVDTPGAYPGIGAEERGQSEAIGRNIFEMAQLEVPIITTIIGEGGSGGALAISVADQVLMLQYSVYSVISPEGCASILWKTADRAADAAEALGITAHRLKALGLIDKIVAEPVGGAHRDTKLMASQLKRALNDSLRLLLDLKPKELLQRRYERLQSYGRFGDTKDH; from the coding sequence ATGAGCAAAAGACACTTCCTCGAGTTCGAGCAGCCCATCGCGGAGCTGGAATCGAAGATCGAAGAGCTGCGCTACGTTCAGAGCGAGTCCGCGGTCGACATCTCCGAAGAGATCGACCGGCTGGACAAGAAGAGCCAGCAGCTCACCAAGGACATCTACGCCAAGCTGACACCCTGGCAGGTGACGCTGATCGCCCGCCACCCGCAGCGGCCCTACACGCTGGACTACGTGAACGAGGTGTTCACCGATTTCCAGGAACTGCACGGCGACCGCCACTTCGCCGACGACCTGTCCATCGTCGGCGGCCTGGCCCGCTTCAACGGCCAGGCCTGCATGGTGGTCGGCCACCAGAAGGGCCGCGACACCAAGGAGCGCGGGCTGCGCAACTTCGGCATGTCGCGGCCGGAGGGCTACCGCAAGGCGCTGCGGCTGATGAAGCTGGCCGAGAAGTTCGGCCTGCCGGTGTTCACCTTCGTCGACACGCCGGGCGCCTACCCCGGCATCGGCGCCGAGGAACGCGGCCAGTCGGAGGCCATCGGCCGCAACATCTTCGAGATGGCGCAGCTCGAGGTGCCCATCATCACCACCATCATCGGCGAGGGCGGCTCCGGTGGCGCGCTGGCCATCAGCGTGGCCGACCAGGTGCTGATGCTGCAGTACTCGGTGTACTCGGTGATCTCGCCCGAGGGCTGCGCCTCCATCCTGTGGAAGACCGCCGACCGCGCCGCCGACGCGGCCGAGGCGCTGGGCATCACCGCCCACCGCCTCAAGGCGCTGGGGCTGATCGACAAGATCGTCGCCGAGCCGGTGGGCGGCGCCCATCGCGACACCAAGCTGATGGCCTCGCAGCTCAAGCGCGCGCTCAACGACTCGCTGCGGCTGCTGCTCGACCTGAAGCCGAAGGAGCTGCTGCAGCGCCGCTACGAGCGGCTGCAGTCGTACGGCCGCTTCGGCGACACCAAGGACCACTGA
- a CDS encoding DNA-3-methyladenine glycosylase family protein, with protein sequence MVRGSARAVATVVTPDYWDEACRHLSRRDRVMKKLIPQFGEARLQSRGDAFTTLARSIVGQQISVKAAQSVWERFVAAVGAGSSTRVQPQAVLALDGTALRAAGLSARKAEYLLDLAQHFEGGQVHVRQWQQMDDEAIIEELVAIRGIGRWTAEMFLIFHLMRPDVLPLDDVGLLKGISTNYFSGEPVSRAEARELGDGWSPYRSVATWYIWRSLDPLPVAY encoded by the coding sequence CAGGGCGGTGGCGACCGTCGTCACGCCAGACTACTGGGACGAGGCCTGTCGTCACCTGTCGCGTCGCGACCGGGTGATGAAGAAGCTGATCCCCCAGTTCGGCGAGGCTCGCCTGCAAAGCCGCGGCGATGCCTTCACCACGCTGGCGCGCTCCATCGTCGGCCAGCAGATCTCGGTCAAGGCGGCGCAGTCGGTGTGGGAGCGTTTCGTCGCCGCGGTCGGCGCCGGGTCCAGCACCCGGGTGCAGCCGCAGGCGGTGCTGGCGCTGGACGGCACCGCGCTGCGCGCGGCCGGGCTGTCGGCGCGCAAGGCCGAGTACCTGCTCGACCTGGCGCAGCACTTCGAAGGCGGCCAGGTGCACGTGCGCCAGTGGCAGCAGATGGACGACGAGGCCATCATCGAGGAACTGGTCGCCATCCGCGGCATCGGCCGCTGGACCGCCGAGATGTTCCTCATCTTCCACCTCATGCGGCCCGACGTGCTGCCGCTGGACGACGTCGGCCTGCTCAAGGGCATCTCGACCAACTACTTCAGCGGCGAGCCGGTGTCCCGCGCCGAGGCCCGCGAGTTGGGCGACGGCTGGTCGCCGTACCGCTCGGTGGCCACTTGGTACATTTGGCGCAGCCTCGATCCGCTGCCGGTCGCCTACTGA